Proteins from a single region of Nocardiopsis dassonvillei subsp. dassonvillei DSM 43111:
- the pdxA gene encoding 4-hydroxythreonine-4-phosphate dehydrogenase PdxA: MTERPTLAVTVGDPVGIGPEITVRTLAEVGATAPARGVVVADPAVLRRAAAVLDLDVRVRALSSWDLPPEQEGVVDCLDIDALGDTALEWGVVDARAGAAAVRAIEVATRAAMERRVDGIVTGPINKEAIWASGSRHLGHTEMLGELTGVTRQNTMFVVRGKKIFFATRHVSLRGALDMIDEEQQVGAITEALTALRVFGHDEPTLAVAAINPHGGENGAFGDEEIRHLAPAVERTRASGADVVGPVPADSVFHRLLTGHYDGVLSQYHDQGHIAAKTFDFDGTISVTVGLPILRTSVDHGTAFDIAGQGRADHGTMRSAFLHGADFARFADRIRAEYGN, from the coding sequence ATGACTGAACGCCCGACCCTGGCCGTCACCGTCGGAGACCCCGTCGGCATCGGCCCCGAGATCACCGTGCGCACCCTGGCCGAGGTGGGCGCCACCGCCCCCGCGCGCGGAGTGGTCGTCGCCGACCCCGCCGTGCTGCGCCGCGCGGCCGCCGTCCTGGACCTGGACGTGCGGGTGCGCGCCCTGTCCTCCTGGGACCTTCCGCCGGAGCAGGAGGGGGTGGTCGACTGCCTCGACATCGACGCACTCGGCGACACCGCGCTGGAGTGGGGCGTGGTCGACGCGCGCGCCGGGGCCGCAGCGGTCCGCGCGATCGAGGTGGCCACGCGGGCGGCGATGGAGCGGCGTGTGGACGGGATCGTCACCGGGCCCATCAACAAGGAGGCCATCTGGGCCTCGGGCAGTCGCCACCTCGGCCACACCGAGATGCTCGGGGAGCTGACCGGCGTCACCCGCCAGAACACCATGTTCGTGGTGCGCGGCAAGAAGATCTTCTTCGCCACCCGGCACGTCTCGCTGCGCGGCGCGCTGGACATGATCGACGAGGAGCAGCAGGTGGGGGCGATCACCGAGGCGCTCACCGCGCTGCGCGTGTTCGGCCACGACGAGCCCACCCTGGCGGTGGCGGCGATCAACCCGCACGGCGGCGAGAACGGCGCCTTCGGCGACGAGGAGATCCGCCACCTGGCCCCGGCGGTGGAGCGCACGCGCGCCTCGGGCGCGGACGTGGTCGGGCCGGTCCCGGCGGACTCGGTCTTCCACCGCCTGCTGACCGGCCACTACGACGGGGTGCTCTCGCAGTACCACGACCAGGGCCACATCGCGGCCAAGACCTTCGACTTCGACGGGACGATCTCGGTGACGGTGGGCCTGCCGATCCTGCGCACGTCGGTGGATCACGGCACCGCCTTCGACATCGCGGGCCAGGGGAGGGCCGACCACGGCACCATGCGCTCGGCCTTCCTGCACGGGGCCGACTTCGCCCGCTTCGCCGACCGCATCCGCGCCGA
- a CDS encoding four-carbon acid sugar kinase family protein codes for MAQILVLSDDLTGANATGARFAQTGMRVASVDAGHAAHAAPAYDAVVANLDSRHLPAHEAAGLVAATVDRLWPVDLVVKRTDTTLRGNVGAELEAAWRAVRGRTPPGVRVRVLFAPAHPASGRITVDGVQLLDGVPLERTQLALDPLNPVRTSVVADLVAEQSALAVRHLSLGRVTRADLVGELLAGDEPVVLCDAVTEDHLADIARAAAAASRGDGTVWVAADPGPFGALLARELGLRGTAPDPGPVLAVVGSATELTRRQLDTVAEDPSVEFVDVDAGRFTSDPGHRDEVARLLVGALTRSSFPAAVVVRTRASAEDVVRLPAEARRAMPGMLAALVAGAVARIRPSALFSSGGDVTSALLTALDVRALDVGGELVPLAVHGRLDGGPLEGTPIITKGGLVGDQDTIARCLARLRDTVNDRLRGVSARIPSGGRQEDD; via the coding sequence GTGGCGCAGATCCTCGTCCTGTCCGACGACCTCACCGGAGCCAACGCCACCGGCGCGCGCTTCGCCCAGACCGGCATGCGCGTGGCCTCGGTGGACGCCGGGCACGCCGCCCACGCGGCCCCGGCCTACGACGCGGTCGTGGCCAACCTGGACAGCCGCCACCTGCCCGCCCACGAGGCCGCCGGGCTCGTCGCCGCCACCGTGGACCGGCTCTGGCCGGTGGACCTGGTGGTCAAGCGCACCGACACCACCCTGCGCGGCAACGTCGGCGCCGAACTGGAGGCCGCCTGGCGGGCGGTGCGCGGGCGCACACCGCCCGGAGTCCGCGTCCGCGTGCTCTTCGCGCCCGCCCACCCCGCCTCCGGGCGGATCACCGTGGACGGCGTCCAACTGCTCGACGGGGTGCCCCTGGAACGCACCCAGCTGGCCCTGGACCCGCTGAACCCGGTCCGCACCAGCGTGGTGGCCGACCTCGTCGCCGAGCAGAGCGCCCTGGCCGTGCGGCACCTGTCCCTGGGGCGGGTCACCCGCGCCGACCTCGTCGGTGAGCTGCTCGCGGGCGACGAACCCGTCGTGCTGTGCGACGCCGTGACCGAGGACCACCTGGCCGACATCGCCCGGGCGGCGGCCGCGGCCTCCCGCGGGGACGGCACCGTCTGGGTGGCCGCCGACCCCGGCCCGTTCGGGGCGCTGCTCGCCCGCGAACTGGGGCTGCGCGGCACCGCACCCGACCCCGGGCCGGTCCTGGCCGTGGTGGGCAGCGCGACCGAGCTGACCCGGCGCCAACTCGACACCGTCGCCGAGGACCCCTCGGTGGAGTTCGTCGACGTCGACGCCGGGCGCTTCACGTCCGACCCCGGGCACCGCGACGAGGTCGCGCGGCTCCTGGTCGGAGCCCTGACCAGGTCCTCCTTCCCAGCGGCGGTGGTCGTGCGCACCCGCGCCTCGGCCGAGGACGTCGTGCGCCTGCCGGCCGAGGCGCGCCGCGCCATGCCCGGCATGCTGGCCGCGCTGGTCGCCGGGGCCGTCGCCCGGATCCGGCCCAGCGCGCTGTTCTCCAGCGGCGGCGACGTCACCTCCGCCCTGCTCACCGCCCTGGACGTGCGGGCCCTGGACGTGGGCGGCGAACTCGTCCCGCTGGCCGTGCACGGCCGCCTGGACGGCGGGCCGCTGGAGGGCACCCCGATCATCACCAAGGGAGGGCTGGTCGGGGACCAGGACACCATCGCGCGCTGCCTGGCGCGGCTGCGCGACACGGTCAACGACAGGCTGCGCGGGGTGTCCGCGCGGATCCCGAGCGGAGGAAGACAAGAAGATGACTGA
- a CDS encoding GntP family permease, whose protein sequence is MEVQLLAALLLGVATVIALILWSRLDAFIGLLAGALVTGVVAGVPAPELVEHLTTGFGNTLAGIGVVIALGVMIGTVLERSGGADALAKAFVRMAGKGREDVAMTATGAVVSVPVFCDSGFVILHPLARSLARRYGRPLVVMSLALAGGLSITHHLVPPTPGPLAAVGLLGADLGTTVLLGGAMSILLIPVVVVYARYMGPRLEASVEPGLVPENAAAGGPGTATRKVAGLGDAAPAAGRDVSEEPPDPGVSALTASIPLLLPLLLIVGNTLTGALAEGSAVADVFAFLGNPAIALVIGLVVAVYTLPPRGTGRREVVSWLTAAAASAGMIVFITGAGGAFGEVLRASGVGDALADAVSGWPVPMFLLPFVIATFVRLAQGSGTVAIITSATLSAPIVAAAGINPALAVASACAGSFVFSYVSDSYFWVVTRFTGLSGGAAMKMWSGMTTVLWLASLPLLCVAALVLG, encoded by the coding sequence ATGGAAGTACAGCTCCTCGCGGCACTGCTCCTGGGCGTGGCCACCGTCATCGCCCTCATCCTGTGGTCCCGGCTGGACGCGTTCATCGGACTGCTCGCCGGAGCCCTGGTCACCGGCGTGGTCGCGGGCGTCCCCGCCCCCGAGCTGGTGGAGCACCTGACCACCGGCTTCGGCAACACCCTCGCCGGAATCGGCGTCGTCATCGCCCTGGGCGTGATGATCGGCACCGTCCTGGAACGCAGCGGCGGCGCCGACGCCCTGGCCAAGGCCTTCGTCCGCATGGCCGGGAAGGGCCGCGAGGACGTGGCGATGACCGCCACCGGCGCGGTCGTGTCCGTCCCGGTGTTCTGCGACTCCGGCTTCGTCATCCTGCACCCGCTCGCCCGCTCCCTGGCCAGGCGCTACGGCAGGCCGCTGGTCGTGATGAGCCTGGCCCTGGCGGGCGGGCTGTCCATCACCCACCACCTGGTCCCGCCCACGCCCGGCCCGCTCGCCGCCGTCGGGCTCCTCGGCGCCGACCTGGGCACCACCGTCCTGCTCGGCGGGGCCATGTCGATCCTGCTCATCCCGGTCGTGGTGGTCTACGCGCGCTACATGGGACCCCGCCTGGAGGCGAGCGTGGAGCCGGGCCTGGTCCCCGAGAACGCCGCCGCGGGCGGGCCGGGCACGGCCACCCGCAAGGTCGCCGGGCTCGGAGACGCCGCCCCGGCCGCCGGGCGCGACGTCAGCGAGGAGCCCCCGGACCCGGGCGTGAGCGCGCTGACCGCCTCGATCCCGCTGCTGCTGCCCCTGCTGCTCATCGTGGGCAACACCCTCACCGGCGCGCTCGCCGAGGGCAGCGCGGTCGCCGACGTCTTCGCCTTCCTCGGCAACCCCGCCATCGCCCTGGTCATCGGGCTGGTCGTGGCCGTCTACACGCTGCCGCCCCGGGGGACCGGGCGCAGGGAGGTCGTCTCCTGGCTGACCGCGGCCGCCGCCTCGGCCGGGATGATCGTGTTCATCACCGGCGCCGGAGGGGCCTTCGGCGAGGTCCTGCGCGCCTCCGGCGTGGGCGACGCGCTGGCCGACGCCGTCTCGGGCTGGCCCGTGCCGATGTTCCTGCTGCCGTTCGTGATCGCCACGTTCGTCCGGCTGGCCCAGGGCTCGGGGACCGTCGCCATCATCACCTCCGCCACCCTCAGCGCCCCGATCGTGGCGGCGGCGGGGATCAACCCCGCGCTCGCCGTGGCCTCCGCGTGCGCCGGCTCCTTCGTCTTCTCCTACGTCAGCGACTCCTACTTCTGGGTCGTGACCCGGTTCACCGGCCTGTCCGGCGGCGCCGCCATGAAGATGTGGAGCGGGATGACCACCGTGCTGTGGCTGGCCAGCCTGCCGCTGCTGTGCGTCGCCGCCCTGGTCCTGGGATAG
- a CDS encoding DeoR/GlpR family DNA-binding transcription regulator → MRHQGLLDAVTDGVQRVEDLARELGISPSTVRRGLGELERAGKVVRTHGGAVPAPAGAELSWTQKSLRNTPAKRRIAEHAAALVEDDHVVLLDAGSTTTFVAERLARRSGPTVVTSGLGPMAALHDAEGIELVVVGGRVRRRRGSIVGDYAHGVLDRITPHIAFIGADGLLPGRGLNCPSPEIAAAKELQMRGARRIFVVADSTKVGSGPHPYWAVVPGPYGLITDDGIGAREREALDADPACTPHVVAVDAGTRPQ, encoded by the coding sequence ATGCGTCACCAAGGGCTGCTGGACGCCGTCACCGACGGCGTGCAGAGGGTCGAGGACCTCGCGCGGGAACTCGGCATCAGCCCCTCCACCGTGCGGCGCGGGCTGGGCGAACTGGAGAGGGCCGGAAAGGTGGTCCGCACCCACGGCGGCGCGGTCCCCGCGCCCGCGGGCGCCGAACTGTCCTGGACCCAGAAGAGCCTGCGCAACACCCCCGCCAAGCGGCGCATCGCCGAGCACGCCGCCGCGCTGGTCGAGGACGACCACGTCGTCCTGCTGGACGCCGGGAGCACCACCACCTTCGTGGCCGAGCGCCTGGCCCGGCGCTCGGGGCCCACCGTGGTCACCTCCGGCCTCGGCCCCATGGCGGCGCTGCACGACGCCGAGGGCATCGAACTCGTCGTCGTCGGCGGGCGCGTGCGGCGCAGGCGCGGCTCCATCGTCGGCGACTATGCGCACGGCGTGCTGGACCGCATCACCCCGCACATCGCCTTCATCGGCGCCGACGGGCTCCTGCCCGGCCGGGGGCTCAACTGCCCCAGCCCCGAGATCGCCGCCGCCAAGGAACTCCAGATGCGCGGCGCCCGGCGGATCTTCGTGGTCGCCGACTCCACCAAGGTCGGCTCCGGCCCCCACCCGTACTGGGCCGTCGTCCCCGGACCCTACGGCCTGATCACCGACGACGGGATCGGAGCCCGCGAGCGCGAGGCCCTCGACGCCGATCCCGCCTGCACCCCCCACGTCGTCGCGGTCGACGCGGGCACGCGACCGCAATGA
- a CDS encoding dihydroxyacetone kinase subunit DhaK codes for MRRQFINEPGDVVSEALEGFAAAWPRHVRLNADPAYVVRARPAADKVAVVSGGGSGHEPLHVGFVGTGMLDAAVPGAVFASPTAVQIRAASQAADTGRGVLHVVKNYTGDVLNFRIAGELLADAGVRSEIVLVDDDLATDTGDGGGPGRRGTAAVVAVEKVCGAAAERGADLAELAALGRRVAERSRTLSVALAAGAHPGESRPSFELPEDEVEFGVGIHGERARQRRAFGPSRELVPPMVSPLVEELGLGRGDRVIAIVNGLGATHDLELYGVFREARRILDDAGIEVARSLVGSYVTSLDMAGCSVTLTAADDEVLELWDAPAATPALTW; via the coding sequence ATGCGAAGACAGTTCATCAACGAGCCGGGCGACGTGGTGTCCGAGGCGTTGGAGGGGTTCGCCGCGGCCTGGCCGCGCCACGTGCGCCTCAACGCCGACCCCGCCTACGTCGTACGCGCCCGACCCGCCGCGGACAAGGTCGCGGTGGTCTCCGGCGGCGGCTCGGGCCACGAGCCCCTGCACGTGGGCTTCGTGGGCACCGGCATGCTCGACGCCGCCGTGCCGGGGGCCGTCTTCGCCTCCCCCACCGCCGTGCAGATCCGGGCGGCCTCGCAGGCGGCCGACACCGGCCGGGGAGTCCTGCACGTGGTCAAGAACTACACCGGCGACGTGCTCAACTTCCGCATCGCCGGTGAGCTGCTGGCCGACGCGGGTGTACGCAGCGAGATCGTCCTGGTCGACGACGACCTGGCCACCGACACCGGCGACGGCGGGGGTCCGGGACGCCGGGGCACGGCGGCGGTCGTGGCGGTGGAGAAGGTCTGCGGCGCCGCGGCCGAGCGCGGCGCCGACCTGGCGGAGCTGGCCGCGCTCGGGCGCCGGGTGGCCGAACGCAGCCGCACCCTGTCCGTGGCGCTGGCCGCGGGCGCCCACCCGGGCGAGTCGCGGCCCTCGTTCGAGCTGCCCGAGGACGAGGTGGAGTTCGGCGTGGGCATCCACGGCGAGCGGGCCCGGCAACGGCGGGCCTTCGGCCCCTCCCGCGAGCTGGTGCCCCCGATGGTCTCGCCGCTGGTGGAGGAGCTGGGCCTGGGGCGCGGGGACCGGGTCATCGCCATCGTCAACGGCCTGGGCGCCACACACGACTTGGAGCTGTACGGGGTGTTCCGCGAGGCGCGGCGCATCCTGGACGACGCCGGGATAGAGGTCGCCCGCTCCCTCGTGGGGTCCTACGTGACCTCCCTGGACATGGCGGGCTGCTCGGTCACCCTGACGGCGGCCGACGACGAGGTGCTGGAGCTGTGGGACGCTCCGGCCGCCACACCCGCGCTCACCTGGTAG
- a CDS encoding DAK2 domain-containing protein, producing the protein MAEQLSPSDVERWVQAFIGAVEEEGAHLTDLDRRSGDGDFGTNMTTALRRTREALADTAATGSAGQPFEVMAETFLGHSGGTSGPLFGMWFREFGKAGAGAEAFTLAMVAEATANGWATLHRLGSAEVGDRTMVDAVAPASEALAGAVASGAGLHAGLRAAAEAAREGADGTSELLGRRGRTSYVGEAALGSPDPGAVTVALFYRAAQGVVGV; encoded by the coding sequence ATGGCAGAGCAGCTCAGTCCCTCCGACGTCGAGCGGTGGGTGCAGGCCTTCATCGGCGCGGTCGAGGAGGAGGGCGCACACCTCACCGACCTGGACCGCCGCAGCGGCGACGGCGACTTCGGCACCAACATGACCACCGCGCTGCGCCGTACGCGCGAGGCCCTGGCCGACACCGCCGCCACGGGGTCGGCCGGACAGCCCTTCGAGGTGATGGCGGAGACCTTCCTGGGCCACAGCGGCGGCACCAGCGGCCCGCTGTTCGGCATGTGGTTCCGCGAGTTCGGCAAGGCGGGCGCGGGCGCGGAGGCGTTCACCCTGGCGATGGTGGCCGAGGCCACCGCGAACGGGTGGGCGACCCTGCACCGGCTGGGGTCGGCCGAGGTCGGGGACCGCACCATGGTCGACGCCGTCGCCCCGGCCTCGGAGGCGCTGGCCGGGGCGGTGGCCAGCGGCGCGGGGCTGCACGCCGGGCTGCGGGCGGCCGCGGAGGCCGCGCGGGAGGGCGCGGACGGCACCAGCGAACTGCTCGGCCGCCGGGGGCGCACCAGCTACGTGGGCGAGGCCGCCCTGGGCAGCCCGGACCCCGGCGCGGTGACCGTCGCCCTGTTCTACCGGGCCGCGCAGGGGGTCGTCGGCGTCTGA
- a CDS encoding glycoside hydrolase family 43 protein, whose amino-acid sequence MTEPEVPPGGGVLPTRPILGGFHPDPTVCRVGDVFYLACSSFEYAPGVPLFRSSDLVSWERVGAVMDRPSQLVLSGAAPSSGVYAPTLRHHDGTFFLVTTNVSDGPGHLLMTATDPAGPWSDPVRIRGADGIDPDLAWDGDGRCLLTWSDGGIRQAVLDPATGELLSRPRPLWSGTGGRDPEAPHLYRVGRWWYLVVAEGGTGPGHAVTVARGPSPEGPFEACPHNPLLTARGTPGPVQNTGHADLVERPDGSWAAVFLGVRPSGSFPGWHVLGRETFAADVAWRDGWPVVIGPVEPGEPPRVRASLGEGKLGHGWVGAGVFPDRVLRWSGDRWRMSPPGDEEVFVGRRQEHTTMTVRAGIDADGGAGALEVRVDPAHRFALEVGGGRVRAVARIGPLTSVLGEAPASADTVLELRVEPSTAPEYSRERGPDVVVAAVRTPQGATELARIDGRYLSTEVAGGFTGRMVGVSCGPGGIGVRFVEYLGGA is encoded by the coding sequence GTGACCGAGCCCGAAGTTCCCCCCGGAGGCGGCGTTCTGCCGACCCGCCCGATCCTCGGCGGTTTCCATCCCGACCCCACGGTGTGCCGCGTCGGCGACGTGTTCTACCTGGCGTGTTCGAGCTTCGAGTACGCCCCCGGGGTCCCCCTGTTCCGGTCGTCGGACCTCGTGTCCTGGGAGCGGGTCGGCGCGGTGATGGACCGGCCCTCCCAGCTGGTGCTGTCCGGCGCCGCGCCGTCCTCGGGCGTCTACGCCCCGACCCTGCGCCACCACGACGGCACCTTCTTCCTGGTGACCACCAACGTCTCCGACGGCCCCGGGCACCTGTTGATGACGGCGACCGACCCCGCCGGTCCCTGGTCCGACCCGGTGCGGATCCGCGGCGCGGACGGCATCGACCCGGACCTGGCCTGGGACGGGGACGGCAGGTGCCTGCTCACGTGGTCGGACGGCGGCATCCGCCAGGCCGTCCTCGACCCGGCCACCGGTGAGCTGTTGTCCCGGCCGCGTCCGCTGTGGAGCGGTACCGGGGGCCGGGATCCGGAGGCGCCGCACCTGTACCGGGTGGGGCGGTGGTGGTACCTGGTGGTCGCCGAGGGCGGCACCGGCCCCGGACACGCGGTGACGGTCGCCCGGGGGCCCTCGCCGGAGGGCCCGTTCGAGGCCTGTCCGCACAACCCCCTGCTGACCGCCAGGGGGACGCCGGGCCCGGTGCAGAACACCGGCCACGCCGACCTGGTCGAGCGGCCGGACGGGTCGTGGGCGGCGGTGTTCCTGGGGGTGCGCCCCTCGGGCTCCTTCCCCGGGTGGCACGTGCTGGGCAGGGAGACCTTCGCCGCCGACGTCGCCTGGCGCGACGGCTGGCCCGTGGTGATCGGACCGGTCGAGCCCGGGGAGCCGCCGCGGGTGCGCGCCTCGCTGGGCGAGGGGAAGCTCGGCCACGGCTGGGTCGGCGCCGGGGTCTTCCCCGACCGGGTGCTGCGGTGGTCGGGGGACCGGTGGCGGATGTCGCCTCCCGGGGACGAGGAGGTGTTCGTCGGCCGCCGCCAGGAGCACACGACCATGACCGTCCGGGCCGGGATCGACGCGGACGGGGGCGCTGGCGCCCTGGAGGTCCGCGTCGATCCCGCCCACCGGTTCGCCCTGGAGGTCGGGGGCGGGCGGGTGCGCGCCGTCGCTCGGATCGGACCGCTCACCAGCGTGCTGGGGGAGGCGCCCGCGTCCGCCGACACGGTGCTCGAACTGCGGGTGGAGCCCTCGACGGCGCCCGAGTACAGCCGCGAACGGGGACCGGACGTGGTCGTCGCCGCGGTCCGCACCCCCCAGGGCGCCACCGAGCTGGCCAGGATCGACGGACGCTACCTGTCGACCGAGGTCGCGGGCGGGTTCACCGGCCGCATGGTCGGGGTGAGCTGCGGCCCGGGCGGGATCGGGGTGCGTTTCGTGGAGTACCTCGGCGGAGCCTGA
- a CDS encoding HNH endonuclease signature motif containing protein produces MIAAPKVAPGECSPAVAALAGAREIIHQALNAEVPPGADETAAEEIAALWAQLDQIRYQALTQMARLYARGEVARYSGYSTLDKWITHRCKVPTAQAKDLARLAQHVQEETLPATAQAVAEGRVVLGEAVAIAKATDKAVQTRDEDHFPDEGEYRQGFEAALVAAKAERPALSVNQLQSVARQVAYRLDPHRLDRDHETAHAARGLTVHDTFQGSYQLQAWGGSGDALVVRAAIDTFDVSHSDEDTRSRSQREHDALIAALRFATTHTGCGNAPAPLAQIRIVVPVQTYLDAQGQEVPALDEHGRVIPVGLVHELAADSEVVRMLTAPPTGQVLDVGHSRRLASTRQRTAAFHGHATCAHPGGCEVPVALCQADHVTSFSRGGRTVVANLQPLCGPHNRAKYQRELRTHRQRERHHPPDRIPVPPPRE; encoded by the coding sequence ATGATCGCAGCACCCAAAGTGGCCCCCGGGGAATGTTCCCCGGCCGTGGCCGCGCTGGCCGGTGCGCGCGAGATCATCCACCAAGCGTTGAACGCCGAAGTCCCGCCCGGGGCCGACGAGACCGCCGCGGAGGAGATCGCGGCGCTGTGGGCGCAGCTGGACCAGATCCGGTATCAGGCGTTGACGCAGATGGCGCGCCTGTACGCACGTGGTGAGGTCGCCCGTTACAGCGGCTACAGCACGTTGGACAAGTGGATCACCCATCGCTGCAAGGTCCCCACTGCCCAGGCCAAGGATTTGGCCCGTTTGGCCCAGCACGTGCAGGAGGAGACGTTGCCCGCCACTGCCCAAGCAGTAGCTGAGGGCAGGGTGGTGTTGGGTGAGGCGGTCGCGATCGCCAAAGCCACCGACAAAGCCGTCCAGACCCGCGATGAGGACCACTTTCCCGATGAGGGGGAGTACCGGCAGGGGTTCGAAGCGGCTCTGGTGGCCGCCAAGGCGGAGCGGCCCGCGTTGTCGGTCAACCAGCTCCAGTCGGTGGCCCGCCAGGTCGCCTACCGTTTGGACCCCCACCGCCTGGACCGCGACCACGAGACCGCCCATGCCGCCCGTGGACTGACGGTCCATGACACGTTCCAGGGCAGCTACCAACTCCAGGCCTGGGGCGGGTCTGGGGATGCGTTGGTCGTGCGCGCGGCCATCGACACCTTCGACGTTTCGCACTCGGATGAGGACACGCGCAGTCGTTCGCAGCGTGAGCACGACGCGCTCATCGCGGCGCTGCGTTTTGCCACCACCCACACCGGATGCGGCAACGCTCCGGCTCCGTTGGCGCAGATCCGCATCGTGGTGCCCGTGCAGACCTATCTGGACGCCCAAGGCCAGGAGGTTCCGGCGTTGGACGAGCACGGTCGGGTGATCCCGGTCGGGCTGGTGCACGAGTTGGCCGCCGATTCTGAGGTGGTGCGGATGCTCACCGCACCGCCCACCGGGCAGGTGTTGGATGTGGGCCACAGCCGCCGCCTGGCCTCAACCCGCCAACGCACCGCCGCTTTCCACGGACACGCCACCTGCGCGCACCCGGGCGGATGTGAGGTACCGGTGGCGTTGTGCCAGGCCGACCACGTCACCTCGTTCTCCCGGGGCGGGCGCACGGTGGTCGCCAACCTGCAACCGTTGTGCGGGCCGCACAACCGGGCCAAGTACCAACGCGAACTGCGCACACACCGACAGCGGGAACGGCATCATCCGCCCGACAGGATTCCGGTTCCACCGCCCCGGGAATGA
- a CDS encoding putative quinol monooxygenase — MILIVVKFRVKPEVGDGFLDAVADFTAATRAEPGNLWFEWSRGVERENEFVLVEAFKDGAAEAHVNSDHFRDGLAAMKPLLTETPLIVSRVVEGEGWDRMGELTIEA, encoded by the coding sequence ATGATCCTCATCGTCGTCAAGTTCCGGGTCAAGCCCGAGGTAGGAGACGGTTTCCTGGACGCGGTCGCCGACTTCACCGCGGCCACCCGCGCCGAGCCGGGCAACCTGTGGTTCGAGTGGTCCCGCGGCGTCGAGCGCGAGAACGAGTTCGTGCTCGTCGAGGCGTTCAAGGACGGCGCCGCCGAGGCGCACGTCAACAGCGACCACTTCCGTGACGGGCTGGCCGCCATGAAGCCGCTGCTCACCGAGACCCCGCTCATCGTCAGCCGGGTCGTGGAGGGCGAGGGCTGGGACCGGATGGGCGAGCTCACCATCGAGGCCTGA